One Williamsia phyllosphaerae genomic window, CCAGCGCGACGAGAACGGCGCCCCACCAGGGCACACCGCGCACCGTCGGGAGCACCGATTGCTGTTCCGTGGGGATCCCGGAACGCGTCTTCTGGGCAGAGAGCACGTCTAGACGGTACCGGTACACGCTGAGAATCCCCGTATGACCACGCTCGATCGGCGGGGTCAGTGCATGTCGGCCCCACGGACGGCGCGCACGTCGGAATCGATCGGGGCGACGGTGGACGGTGCGTCGTCGCCGGATCCGTAGAACGCGTCGAGGTCACCGAGCTTGCGGGCGGTGACCATCACCCGGGACTCCATGGCGCCCACGGTCGCGTTGAACGACTCGACCGCACGGCCGATCGAACCGCCCAGACGATCGAGATGCGATGTCATCGTGGCGAGTCGGTGGTACAGCTCACGGCCCAGGGCGTGGATCTGCTCGGCGTCGCGGGCCATGGCGTCCTGCCGCCACGACAGGGCCACGGTGCGCAGCAGGGCCACGAGACTGCTCGGGGTGGCCAGTACGACATTGCGCCCGAAGGCGTACTCGACCAGGTCGAGGTCGACACGACAGGCGGCCTCGAGCATCTGGTCGCTGGGGATGAACAGCACCACCAGCTCCGGTGACCGTGCCATCTCCCGCCAGTACTCCTTGCCCGAGAGCGCGGTGACGTGGGCGCGCACCGCCCGCGCATGATCGGCCAGGAACCGCCGCTCGGCGACGGTGTCGTCGGTGGCAACCGCCTCGAGGTAGGCCTGTAGCGGCACCTTCGCGTCGATGACGATGTCCCGTTCGGCAGGCAGGTGCACCACCAGATCGGGTCGGGCTCCCGATGCGGTGGTCTGTTGCTCGGTGAAGTCGCAGTACTTGCTGAGCCCGGCCGCCTCGACCACCTTCTGCAGGTGCATCTCGCCCCACCGGCCCCGCAGCTGCGGGGTGTGCAGGGCGTTGGCCAACCGCTGCGTGTGCGCCCCGAGTTGGGCCGAGGCGGCGCGCATCCCGGTGACCTGCTCACTCAAGCCGGCGAACGAGCTGATGCGTCCGCGTTCGACCCGCCGGAGTTCGTCGGAGAGTCGGTCGAGCGTCTCGTGCAGGGGACCGACGATGTGTGCGACCTGCGACCCGATGGCGCCGGACTGGCGCCGGGCCGCGTCCTCACTCGCCGAGGCCAACGCCTGGGACAGCAACGTGTGACTCTCTCGGATCGCGGTGGTGCGCATCGCGTAGACCCACCAGCCGGCGCCGAATCCGACGGCCAGTCCGATGGCCAGGGCGACGACCGTGGAGACATCCATGGTGCACAGGGTGCACGTGAGGTGTGACAGTCCTCGGGTGCACCGCCGATGACGGATGTTGCAATTTCGTACGAATGTGGCGCGAGTGGCGTGTCGTGCGTGATACTTCATCCGTGATTCGACTAAGAGCTGCCTGTGTCACCGCCGTGTCGACGGTGGTGCTCGTCGTCGCCGGTCTGGTGATCGCGCCCCCGGCCATCAGTGGTGCGGCGCCGTCGGGCCTGCGGTACACGGTGGTGGGCTTCGAGACCGGCAACCCCCGCTCGATGGATGTCTACGAGTCGTCCGACGCCACGACGTTCACGCTCGCCCGCAACGGCGCGTATCAACCGGCCACCGGCGTCGTGCGGGACCCGAGCATCTTCCGCAGCCGGGACGGTGTGTACCACCTCACCTACACCACGGGTGGCGCCAAGATCGGTTTCGCGACCAGCACCGACCGGATCAACTGGACCTCGACAGGGGACTACCCGGTCCCGCTGTGCTGCGCGTTCCTCCCGGGCACCGGCGACGGGAAGGGTCCGAGTCTGCCGTTCCCCTTCACCGGTTCCGCCGGAGCCAAGGGCGGTCCGTCACTGTCGCCGTTCGTGACCAAGGCGTGGGCTCCGGACTGGTTCGTCGAGGGCGATCGGGTGAGCGTGATCCTGTCGCTGTCGACCGGCGGCGGGTTCGTGCCGTACGTGATGACGGCGCTGAACTCCTCGTTGACGCGCTTCAGCGCGCCTGCGTTGATGTTCGGCATCAACGCCGACCACATCGACACCACCGTGGTCAAGGTCGGGGCGACCTACCACGCGTTCACCAAGAACGAGACCAAGAAGATCATCGACCACGCGGTCGCACCCACCCTCAACGGGCCGTATCGCTATGTGCCCGCCGGGAACTGGGGAACGCTGCGCGAAGGTCCCGCAGTGACCCAGCTCCCGAACGGGAACTACCGGATCTACTACGACGCCTACCGCGAGAACAAGTACTTCTACTCCGACAGTAGCGACGGTCTGCGGACCTTCTCGCCCCCGAAAGAGGTCCCCGGGATCTCCGGCCGGGTCCATCACATCGGCGTGCTCTCCGAGCAAGTGGGCTGAGCGTTCCGGCCCGCGAACCGGTCAGGCGGCCGACTTCGCGGCGTGTTCGGCCTCGTGGGCGATCAGTGCGCGTTTGACGTCGAGCCCGTAGCGGAATCCGCCGAGCGTGCCGTCCCGGCGCTGGACGCGGTGACACGGCACGAACAGGGCGGCGGCGTTGCGGGCGCAGGTGGTCGCCGCGGCGCGGTGTGCCGCAGGGTTGCCCGCGCGTTCGGCCAGTTCGCTGTAGGTGACCTGATTGCCGGGGGTGACCCGGCGGAGCACGTCCCAGGCGTGGGTGACGAAGACGCCGGACAGTTGCCGGACCGGGACGTCGTCGATGGCGGTGACGTCGCCCTCGTCGTACCGGACCGCCGCGGTGCTGATGGAGCCGAGATCGTCGATGTGGGTGAGCGTCTCGGGACGCAGCGTCGGATGGATCAGCGCGGTCAGATACTGCGGGTCCTCCGTCCACCCCGAGGCCAGGACGATGCCCTCGGCCGCGACGACGGTGAACGGTCCGGTCGACAGCGAGATGGTCGTCCAGTGTGCGGTGCTCATGGGTTCTCCTCGGTGGGGGATGGTTCTGAGGGCGACGGTGTCGTGCTGAATGGACGCGCGGAACGCAGAAGTGGTTCCGTTTCGCGCAGGGCGTCGTGCCAGAGATGCATCGACACGTACGACCGCCACGGCGACCACCGGTGTGAATCGCTCAGGTCGAGGCCGATCGCCTCGGCCCGGCGTTTGAGGATGAGGTCGGTGTCGAGCAGGACGTCGGGGTCGCCGAGCACCCGCATGACGACGTAGTCGGCCGTCCACCGACCGATACCCGGCAGGGCCATCAGCGAGGCCTTCAGCTCGTCGGCGGGCATCGCCGCGTGCAGGACGACCTCGCCGTCGGCGACGGCGCGTGCCACGTCGATGATCGCTGCGACCCGGCGGCGGGGGCCGGTCAGCACCTCCGCACCGCGCTCGGCGATCGCCGCGGCGGTGGGGAACAGGTGCGTCACCTGTCCGTGCGGGGTCGACAGGGGCTCGCCGAGGGCCGCGACCAGGCGTCGTCCGTGGGTGCGAGCCGCGGCCAGACTTATCTGCTGGCCCAGCATCGTGCGGATCAGCATCTCCACCGGATCGACGGCACCCGGCACACGGATCCCCGGACAGTTCGCGACCAGCGGTGCCAACTGCGGATCGGCGTCGAGCGCGTCGTCGACCGCCGCGATGTCGGCGTCGAGGTCGAGCATCCGGCGCAGACGGTGCACCGCGGTACCGAGATCGTGCATGTCGACCTGGGCGATGTCGGCGACGACGTGGTCGTCGTGCAGCGTGACCGAGACCGCGGCCGGTCCGTGCGGTAGCGCGATGGCCCGGTGATAGGTCCCGTCCCGGAAGTCCTCGAGTCCTTCGATGACGTGGCCGGCCAGGAACCAGCTGAGCCAGGCCGACGAGAACGGTTGTCGCACGCTCAGTTTGAGGCTCACCCGGACCGGGGTGTGGTCCTCGGACGCCTGGCGGACGGGGTGCCGCCCCCGTCGTCGCCGCAGTTCGGTGGGACTCGACGCGAACACCTCACGGATGGTGTCGTTGAACTGCCGCACGCTGGCGAAGCCGGCGGCGAAGGCGATGTCGGCCATCGTCATCGGGGTGCACTCGATGAGGATGCGGGCGTTCGTCGCGCGGTTCGCCCGCGCCAGCGCGAGCGGGCCGGCACCGAGTTCCTCGGTCAGCACACGGTTGAGCTGACGCGACGAGTAGCCCAGCGCGGTGGCCAGACCGTCCACCCCGGATCGATCCACCAGACCGTCGCCGATCAACCGCATCGCACGGGACGCCAGGTCGGAGTTCAGGTTCCACCGGGGTGAGCCGGGGACCGCGTCGGGCAGGCAGCGACGGCACGCACGGAAGCCGCCCTGCTGGGCGGCGGCCGCGGTGATCACGAAGTCGACGTTCTCCGGATGCGGTGTGACCGCAGGACACGATGGGCGGCAGTAGATCCCGGTGGTGCGGACGGCGACGAAGAACTGACCGTCGAAACGGGTGTCCCGCGACGACAACGCGCGGTAGCAGCGCTCGAAGTCGAGGTCGGCCGACGTGGTCACTGACGGTGGCATGTCTCCACTGTGTCAGCGACACCGCCGATGTACTAGCGGGAATCAGACGCGACGATGCGCGTGCCCGCTAGCAGCACCGACCCTGCGGATTCGCCTCCTGCTCGTCGTGCCGCAGCCGCCAGTAGTCGCGCTCGGAGAGCACCGGCCCGCCGGGATGCCGCGCGGTCTGATGGGCGACGTACCGCTGGTAGTCGTGATCGCCCATCACCGCGCCCACGTACGACCAGGCTCGGGTCAACCACCGGATCAGGGTCTCCTGCCCGTTCCCGCCCTGTGTGGTCATGTCGCCGACACCGTCATCTCAGTGACTCCGTGGGATGGTCGCCGTCGGTGGACGACGCCCGGTACTCGACCCACTCCTTCTCGACGGCCTTCTCGGTGCGCGTGGCGATCATGCCGCTGGGCGCGAACAGCTTCGACGCCACCGGCTCGTCCTCGGTGGTCGGCAGGCTGCCCGCGCGGACC contains:
- a CDS encoding DNA recombination protein RmuC, whose amino-acid sequence is MDVSTVVALAIGLAVGFGAGWWVYAMRTTAIRESHTLLSQALASASEDAARRQSGAIGSQVAHIVGPLHETLDRLSDELRRVERGRISSFAGLSEQVTGMRAASAQLGAHTQRLANALHTPQLRGRWGEMHLQKVVEAAGLSKYCDFTEQQTTASGARPDLVVHLPAERDIVIDAKVPLQAYLEAVATDDTVAERRFLADHARAVRAHVTALSGKEYWREMARSPELVVLFIPSDQMLEAACRVDLDLVEYAFGRNVVLATPSSLVALLRTVALSWRQDAMARDAEQIHALGRELYHRLATMTSHLDRLGGSIGRAVESFNATVGAMESRVMVTARKLGDLDAFYGSGDDAPSTVAPIDSDVRAVRGADMH
- a CDS encoding arabinofuranosidase, whose translation is MWREWRVVRDTSSVIRLRAACVTAVSTVVLVVAGLVIAPPAISGAAPSGLRYTVVGFETGNPRSMDVYESSDATTFTLARNGAYQPATGVVRDPSIFRSRDGVYHLTYTTGGAKIGFATSTDRINWTSTGDYPVPLCCAFLPGTGDGKGPSLPFPFTGSAGAKGGPSLSPFVTKAWAPDWFVEGDRVSVILSLSTGGGFVPYVMTALNSSLTRFSAPALMFGINADHIDTTVVKVGATYHAFTKNETKKIIDHAVAPTLNGPYRYVPAGNWGTLREGPAVTQLPNGNYRIYYDAYRENKYFYSDSSDGLRTFSPPKEVPGISGRVHHIGVLSEQVG
- a CDS encoding methylated-DNA--[protein]-cysteine S-methyltransferase — its product is MSTAHWTTISLSTGPFTVVAAEGIVLASGWTEDPQYLTALIHPTLRPETLTHIDDLGSISTAAVRYDEGDVTAIDDVPVRQLSGVFVTHAWDVLRRVTPGNQVTYSELAERAGNPAAHRAAATTCARNAAALFVPCHRVQRRDGTLGGFRYGLDVKRALIAHEAEHAAKSAA
- a CDS encoding AlkA N-terminal domain-containing protein, encoding MPPSVTTSADLDFERCYRALSSRDTRFDGQFFVAVRTTGIYCRPSCPAVTPHPENVDFVITAAAAQQGGFRACRRCLPDAVPGSPRWNLNSDLASRAMRLIGDGLVDRSGVDGLATALGYSSRQLNRVLTEELGAGPLALARANRATNARILIECTPMTMADIAFAAGFASVRQFNDTIREVFASSPTELRRRRGRHPVRQASEDHTPVRVSLKLSVRQPFSSAWLSWFLAGHVIEGLEDFRDGTYHRAIALPHGPAAVSVTLHDDHVVADIAQVDMHDLGTAVHRLRRMLDLDADIAAVDDALDADPQLAPLVANCPGIRVPGAVDPVEMLIRTMLGQQISLAAARTHGRRLVAALGEPLSTPHGQVTHLFPTAAAIAERGAEVLTGPRRRVAAIIDVARAVADGEVVLHAAMPADELKASLMALPGIGRWTADYVVMRVLGDPDVLLDTDLILKRRAEAIGLDLSDSHRWSPWRSYVSMHLWHDALRETEPLLRSARPFSTTPSPSEPSPTEENP
- a CDS encoding YbdD/YjiX family protein, which codes for MTTQGGNGQETLIRWLTRAWSYVGAVMGDHDYQRYVAHQTARHPGGPVLSERDYWRLRHDEQEANPQGRCC